One part of the Pithys albifrons albifrons isolate INPA30051 chromosome 21, PitAlb_v1, whole genome shotgun sequence genome encodes these proteins:
- the ADORA2B gene encoding adenosine receptor A2b isoform X1, producing MKPVKESSCSSPWALAMDTVKSTYIVLELIIAVLSIAGNVLVCWAVAINSTLKNATNYFLVSLAVADIAVGLLAIPFAITISIGFQVDFHSCLFFACFVLVLTQSSIFSLLAVAIDRYLAIKIPLRYNSLVTGKRARGLIAVLWLLSFAIGLTPLMGWNKAMSGCPNATNETGADPGLEHGGCFISCLFENVVTMSYMVYFNFFGCVLLPLVIMLGIYIKIFMVACKQLHQIELMGNSRTTLQKEVHAAKSLAIIVGLFAFCWLPLHILNCITHFHEGFSRSKPEWVMYVAITLSHANSVINPIIYAYRIRDFRYTFRKIISKILCKTDNFPKGTTEHNQHLTVTNMNSPVASVTI from the exons ATGAAACCTGTGAAGGAAAG ctcctgctcctcgcCCTGGGCTCTCGCCATGGACACTGTGAAAAGCACCTACATCGTGCTGGAGCTGATCATCGCCGTGCTGTCCATCGCGGGCAACGTCCTGGtctgctgggctgtggccaTCAACAGCACCTTGAAGAACGCCACCAACTATTTCCTGGTGTCGCTGGCAGTGGCCGATATCGCCGTGGGGTTGTTGGCCATTCCTTTTGCCATCACCATCAGCATTGGATTCCAGGTGGATTTTCACAGCTGCCTGTTCTTCGCCTGCTTCGTGCTGGTGCTGACACAAAGCTCCATTTTCAGCTTGCTGGCCGTGGCCATCGACAGGTACCTGGCTATAAAGATCCCGCTGAG GTATAACAGCCTGGTGACCGGCAAGCGGGCCAGAGGCCTcattgctgtgctgtggctcCTGTCCTTTGCCATTGGACTGACTCCCCTGATGGGCTGGAACAAAGCCATGAGTGGCTGTCCCAATGCCACCAACGAGACAGGGGCTGACCCGGGGCTGGAGCACGGCGGCTGCTTCATCTCCTGCCTCTTTGAGAACGTGGTCACCATGAGCTACATGGTGTACTTCAACTTCTTTGgctgtgtgctgctgcccctTGTCATCATGCTGGGCATCTACATCAAGATCTTCATGGTTGCCTGCAAACAGCTGCACCAGATTGAACTGATGGGCAACTCCAGGACCACGCTGCAGAAGGAGGTCCACGCAGCCAAGTCTCTGGCCATCATTGTAGGACTTTTTGCCTTCTGTTGGCTGCCCCTGCACATCTTGAACTGCATCACGCACTTCCACGAGGGTTTCTCCAGATCCAAGCCTGAGTGGGTGATGTATGTGGCCATCACCCTGTCCCATGCCAACTCCGTCATCAACCCCATCATCTACGCCTACAGGATCAGGGACTTCCGCTACACCTTCCGCAAGATCATTTCCAAGATCCTCTGTAAGACAGACAACTTCCCCAAGGGCACCACTGAGCACAACCAGCACCTGACTGTCACCAACATGAACTCCCCAGTGGCCTCAGTGACCATCTGA
- the ADORA2B gene encoding adenosine receptor A2b isoform X3 gives MKPVKESSCSSPWALAMDTVKSTYIVLELIIAVLSIAGNVLVCWAVAINSTLKNATNYFLVSLAVADIAVGLLAIPFAITISIGFQVDFHSCLFFACFVLVLTQSSIFSLLAVAIDRYLAIKIPLR, from the exons ATGAAACCTGTGAAGGAAAG ctcctgctcctcgcCCTGGGCTCTCGCCATGGACACTGTGAAAAGCACCTACATCGTGCTGGAGCTGATCATCGCCGTGCTGTCCATCGCGGGCAACGTCCTGGtctgctgggctgtggccaTCAACAGCACCTTGAAGAACGCCACCAACTATTTCCTGGTGTCGCTGGCAGTGGCCGATATCGCCGTGGGGTTGTTGGCCATTCCTTTTGCCATCACCATCAGCATTGGATTCCAGGTGGATTTTCACAGCTGCCTGTTCTTCGCCTGCTTCGTGCTGGTGCTGACACAAAGCTCCATTTTCAGCTTGCTGGCCGTGGCCATCGACAGGTACCTGGCTATAAAGATCCCGCTGAGGTAA
- the ADORA2B gene encoding adenosine receptor A2b isoform X2 — MNSSCSSPWALAMDTVKSTYIVLELIIAVLSIAGNVLVCWAVAINSTLKNATNYFLVSLAVADIAVGLLAIPFAITISIGFQVDFHSCLFFACFVLVLTQSSIFSLLAVAIDRYLAIKIPLRYNSLVTGKRARGLIAVLWLLSFAIGLTPLMGWNKAMSGCPNATNETGADPGLEHGGCFISCLFENVVTMSYMVYFNFFGCVLLPLVIMLGIYIKIFMVACKQLHQIELMGNSRTTLQKEVHAAKSLAIIVGLFAFCWLPLHILNCITHFHEGFSRSKPEWVMYVAITLSHANSVINPIIYAYRIRDFRYTFRKIISKILCKTDNFPKGTTEHNQHLTVTNMNSPVASVTI; from the exons AtgaacagctcctgctcctcgcCCTGGGCTCTCGCCATGGACACTGTGAAAAGCACCTACATCGTGCTGGAGCTGATCATCGCCGTGCTGTCCATCGCGGGCAACGTCCTGGtctgctgggctgtggccaTCAACAGCACCTTGAAGAACGCCACCAACTATTTCCTGGTGTCGCTGGCAGTGGCCGATATCGCCGTGGGGTTGTTGGCCATTCCTTTTGCCATCACCATCAGCATTGGATTCCAGGTGGATTTTCACAGCTGCCTGTTCTTCGCCTGCTTCGTGCTGGTGCTGACACAAAGCTCCATTTTCAGCTTGCTGGCCGTGGCCATCGACAGGTACCTGGCTATAAAGATCCCGCTGAG GTATAACAGCCTGGTGACCGGCAAGCGGGCCAGAGGCCTcattgctgtgctgtggctcCTGTCCTTTGCCATTGGACTGACTCCCCTGATGGGCTGGAACAAAGCCATGAGTGGCTGTCCCAATGCCACCAACGAGACAGGGGCTGACCCGGGGCTGGAGCACGGCGGCTGCTTCATCTCCTGCCTCTTTGAGAACGTGGTCACCATGAGCTACATGGTGTACTTCAACTTCTTTGgctgtgtgctgctgcccctTGTCATCATGCTGGGCATCTACATCAAGATCTTCATGGTTGCCTGCAAACAGCTGCACCAGATTGAACTGATGGGCAACTCCAGGACCACGCTGCAGAAGGAGGTCCACGCAGCCAAGTCTCTGGCCATCATTGTAGGACTTTTTGCCTTCTGTTGGCTGCCCCTGCACATCTTGAACTGCATCACGCACTTCCACGAGGGTTTCTCCAGATCCAAGCCTGAGTGGGTGATGTATGTGGCCATCACCCTGTCCCATGCCAACTCCGTCATCAACCCCATCATCTACGCCTACAGGATCAGGGACTTCCGCTACACCTTCCGCAAGATCATTTCCAAGATCCTCTGTAAGACAGACAACTTCCCCAAGGGCACCACTGAGCACAACCAGCACCTGACTGTCACCAACATGAACTCCCCAGTGGCCTCAGTGACCATCTGA
- the ZSWIM7 gene encoding zinc finger SWIM domain-containing protein 7, producing MGSTLPAVAEELLKEIKKAFQETSHVPDDLLLGLKFVFGPCAVPALDLVDRRSVTRVTSPSGRSLYQVLGSSGKLYTCYSSCHFCTCPAFGFSVLQKSESLLCKHILAVYLSQALGACQELPVSEEQLTGILLAEEEDEG from the exons ATGGGCAGTACTTTGCCAGCAGTAGCAGAAGAGCTTTTGAAAGAGATTAAAAAGGCTTTTCAGGAGACCTCACACG tCCCTGATGACCTGCTGCTGGG GCTGAAGTTCGTTTTTGGCCCATGTGCTGTGCCAGCTTTGGATTTGGTGGATCGACGCTCTGTCACCCGAGTCACGTCCCCCAGCGGAAGGAGCCTGTACCAG GTCCTTGGGAGCTCAGGCAAACTCTACACCTGCTACAGCTCCTGCCACTTCTGCACATGTCCTGCTTTTGGGTTTTCTGTGTTGCAGAAGAGTGAGAGCCTTCTG TGCAAACACATCCTGGCTGTGTACCTGAGCCAGGCCCTGGGAGCCTGCCAGGAGCTCCCAgtctctgaggagcagctcacAGGCATCTTACTggctgaggaagaggatgaaGGATGA